DNA from Bacillus carboniphilus:
CGTCCAATTTCAACGGCTTCCACTATTTTTCTGTAGGTCCAAGAATCTTTAGGGATAGCGTTGATTCCAGCTTCAATTACTTTTTCCCAGTCAGTGCCAGTCATAGCATAAGCAACACTCGCCGCTACTGCTTGTCCACAGTAAACACCATCTCGGTCGTGGCTGACTCGAGCCTCTATTTCAGCTAGCCTTGCTGCTTCCTCTGGATTCCCTGCACAGTAAATACCGATTGGAGCAATTCTCATGGCCACCCCATCACTCCACATTTGGTGGTTATCGACCCCAGTGTTTGGTGCCACGAGTCCCTTTCTTAAATTAAAAATGGCCTCTACCTCACTGAAACCTCCACCTTTAAAGCCACCTTCTTGTGAAACCAGATATTTCGTCCATTCCTTTGTCATATCTTCGAAGGTTAATTTATTTCCATATTTTAAAATGATTTTTGCCGTTAACATGGTGTATTCGGTATCGTCTGTCCCGACTGGATCATCTGATACAAAGTCCTCAATCCAGCCAAACTTTTCTCTAATTTCCTCTAAAGCCAATCCCTCTGTCGGAGCCCCTAAGGCGTCACCTACAGATAGACCGATTAAACACCCATATACTCTGTCGTACCATTGTTCAAAATTCAAATGAGCAACCTCCTTGTGCAGTAGAACTTTTTTAGTGCAAATTCTTATTAAAAATGGCTATTTTCGTATATATTGTTCTTATTTTGCACATATGATTTAAGCGCAGTTGATTGGAGTGGAAGGTGCTTGACTCCTGCGGGAGGAAGGGACAAGGGAGACCCCGCAGGAGCGGTAGCGACGAGGAGGCTCCCGGACCGCCCGCGGAAAGCAAGCACCTGCAACGGAAATCAACGACCTATGTTTATGGAACCAAATGTTGTCTAAAAGCAATAAAGTATGCGAAAACAGCGTTAATAAAAGAGCCTGATTAAAGAAATAGTGGAGAACAGAGTCTCCACTTATCTTTTTTAACGATTATTTTAAAGTTTCATTCGCATATTCTGTAATTTGCTCTCCACCTGCACTGTACCAGTCTTCAACAAATGCATCGAAATCAGAGATTGGACGCTTTCCAGTAATCACATCTGTTGTGAATTCTTTGTACAGATTTTGCATAGCATCCCAGTTTGCTACGTATTCTTCTGGGATAATAAAACTATTATCTTCTGCATAGAATTCTTGTGCATCCTCAAGAGATTTTGAAGCAGACTCACCCAATAATGGTGTCTTTTCAGATACTGGAGTAGGAGAAGTGAATTCAACTGGCTCCCAGAATCTTGCAAACCACTCACTGTAATACTTATCAGTAAGCTCAATATTTCCATCTACAATATTGTAGTGTTCACCTTCAAAACCAAATCGGTCAATCATTTGTCCTTGTGGGCTTGCCATGTAATCTAGAATTTTGAATACAAGCTCTTTATTCTCAGATTGAGAAGAAATCGCAATTCCTCTAGATTCTTTCGTAACATCAGTAGCACCGTAGCCTTGGAATTCACCTTTTGCTGGTGGAAGCAATACTAATGATGCATCATCTCCATTTACTTGAACCATTTTACCATCGTAAATATCGATAACTTTACCAGCTGTACCAGGAATCACTGCTGCTTCACTATCATAGAAAGCTTTTTCTTTTGTATCCCATTGCTTTGTTAAAAATTGAGGATCTAATAATCCGTCCGCATATAATTTATGATAAAACTCTAATTTTTCTTTTTGTTGTTGAGAAACTCTTGCGTACTCATACGTACCGTCATCTTTCTTCAACCATGTTTGGTTAATTCCGAACGCCATGTCAAATGTAAAATCGATTTCAGCGATATCACCTGCAACCGTTAGTGCGTATGCAGGTTTACCATTACCACCTGGTTGCTTTTCAACTAATTCTTTAAAGAATGCATAGTAATTATCAACAGTTGGGTTTTCCATAAGTGCTGCTGACGTTTCCATTTGGTTAAACCAATCTCCTCTAATAACTGGAACTTTTGGAGCTAGAGGCTTAACCCATAGAAGATATGGATAGTTTTCAAGTCTTTGCTCGTTATATGGTTGAATGATATCCTTCAGATATTTAGAGTCCTCAATATAAGGTCTTAAATCCTCAAGTAATCCTTGCTCTGCAATGGCTTGATCGCCACCTTGGAAATAAATCATATCTGGAATCTCACCACTGTATAGCAAAAGGTTAAGCTTTTCAGCATAGTTACCTTGTGGAAGATCTACTAATTCAAAATTCACCTTAATATTTTCATCTTCTAATAGCCCTTTTTCAATAGCATCAAAATATGGTTCAGATACAGGGTTGGAGCTATTGTCATCTTTCATTACAATTTGAATCGTTGTTGCTTCTCCATCATTGTCTTTGTTATCTTGCTTTGTATCCTCTTTATCAGGAGAACAAGCAGCTAGTAAGCCCAAAACCATGAATAGGCTTATTAAAAGTAAAAAAGATTTCTTCATTTCATTTCCCCCTTGAATTTAATGATAAATGTGCTGATACTCTTGAGACTGAAAAAGAATGGCAATTCCCCTTTTACAGCAAGTCCTTATCTTGGGTGTCAAAGGCTGCGGGTATGCTACCTGTATTTTTCTTCAAATACTCAAAAAATATCAAGATGTGGAACCGGTTACATATTTCTTTAAAGAAAAACCAAACCAACTTCATCGTTCAGTTGTGTTGACTTGTATACTCTTATTTTTCAAATCTTGTTTGTGTAACCGGTTTCATATTCTTATAGTATTCATGTTACTCCCAACCACAGAACCTGTCAACCAAATTTTCCGACAGTTCGACAAGTGCCTGTCATGCCCCATAGAACAAAAATAGCCTCACTCTTTGTATGAATGAGGCCGTAAATCATATGTAAAACTTAAAATACTAAAAAAATATAATGGCTAGTTTCATTTTGAAACAGGTTTAAAACTTCCTAAAAACTGGATTCTATCATCTTCTCTTTCACCTAATGGATTTAATCATTTCTCCCTGTTGATTGAGTTTGCTATCCAAGTATTGACTGATTTCTAAGACGAGAGGATCATCCATACTCCCTACTCTTTCTTTAACCTTATACATCAATCCCCTTAATACATGGATATCATGACTAATCATCTCTAAGGACTGAGCCTTTCTATCATCCAAACTACATCCCCCCTCTGCCGTTTCTACTGGAGTTATTATTCGGTAACTGGCTGGCTTATTTAAAAACTTAGCCCCTAAAGCTTTGCGTCACCACTTTTCAGATGGCTTTGCCTTTTCGTATAAAACGCAATTTGGATTCTTCCATTTAGAGATGAAAGAAGAAGGTTTAGAAGTATAATACAGAATTTTTAGAAAAATTACAACAAAATGACATCATATTTTATAGGTGTGGGGTTCTGTGGATAGGTTTGTATTAAAATCCTTTTAAATCAGGATATTAAATGAGGTTTTTATCCTAGTTTTTCTGAGATTTCTTTTAAACGAGGATATAAGTATATTGGTTACTATAAAAAAACGCGAGGAACTGATCAGCCCCGCGTTTTAGTTACTTACCACTATACTAACCTTCGACACCAACGCCTCACCCGGCTCAATCACAGGAATAGATTCCATATCCTGAAAATCATTCATCTTACCCATCCACGGTTCCACACAAACAAAATCTTTCCCTTCTTCTGTCCAGAGCACCACATACTTGAACTCGGGTCCAAAGGATAGTGTCACCTTCTTACCTATTTCTTCAAGTGGGAACGATACTTCGTTGCCTTTTGGATCTAACACAAGGAAGGCTTCCTTTTTAGAATTCAGGTCTAGCGTCGGCGTATATTCCTTAACTTGATCATCGTTGTAATCAAGGTACTGAGTCGCATTCATATCGTATGTAAGCTTCTTCTGACTCGTTTTAAAATAAGGATGAAAGCCCGCATACATTGGCATGAAATGGTCCGACCTGTTCACATATTCTTGTAAGATAACCAATTCCCCATCCTTTATCTCATAGGTAAAAAGAAGTTCGAATTCAAAGGGGTACATGTTTAGAGTCTCTTCGCTGCTCGCAAGTCTGAGCGTAAGAGAAGCTCTTCCCTCTGTTGTCTGCCCCACTACTTCCCATGGGAAATCCCGAGCGAATCCGTGATTTTTCAGGTAGTAAGTTTCCCCGTCAATCGTGTATTCACCATTCTCAAGCTGACCACAAATCGGAAATAGAATCGGGATTCCGCCTCTAATGTTTGCCTCTGGATTCAACACGGTATCCTCATTGAGATATAAAATTTCCTTGCCATCAACCTCAAAGCCAATGATAATTCCACCACGCTCAGGTACAACGCGAAGTGAGGTACCCCCACCTCGTAGCTCCCATACCTGATAAGGTCCTAACTCTGACTGATTTATCTCGTACATTTTATTTCCTCCTACATTCACAAATACTTCCTCATCTTATTATGACCATAACATACACCCTGCACACCAATCGACATTTTTCCGGTGGTGACAGAACTTGTCGAATCAGACCAATCACCTATTAAACTTTTCTTTTAAATATCCGAAAAACATAGTATGAGAATGAAAGTTTTCGAAGTAGCCTTGTAAAGGTTTCAGAGTGCGGAAGGTTGGAGCCTTTTTTCGACTAAATTCGAGACACGACAGGTACCTGTCGAACACTATTACCATCTTAGGAGTGACAGAATGAAGAGTATTAAGTACAAGATTTTGTTAGGGTTCTCGGTTGTAATTTTCTTAACTTTGCTTTTAGGCGGGTTTAATTTCTTTGCGATTAAAAATAGCAATGAAGAAACACGTGATATGATTGATCGTCAGGTTCCCCTTTTGATTGCTGATGAGAAGTTAGCATTCAATGTGTCACAAGGGGTTGCATTAGCACGTGGTTATGTCTTGTATGGAAATGAAGAATACAAAGAAAGCTTCAACCGATATACTCAGGACAGTATCAAGGTCCAGGAAGAAATTTTAACGGCAAGTAACAGTCAGGAGATTAAATCTCTCATTGATACAAGTGAACTATGGCGTGAAATCATAGTGAATGAAGTGTTTACTGCATATGATAACGGAGACGTTTTAGAAGCGCAGAACATTTTGGCAACAAAGGTTCAGCCTATTGCTCAAGGTCTCATTGATGGTTTTGAAAAACTAGCACAAACACGAGAAGACAAAATCAAAGACGACGGACAGCAAATTATTCAAAACGGAAGTACCGTTTTTACAATTGGTCTAATCATTTCCATTCTGTCGATCATCCTTGGCGTGGTAGCAGCTATTATCACTTCCAGAATGATTACGGCTCCAATTAAAACGGTTATGGACCGAATGAAGCTCATCGCATCAGGTGACTTAAGTCAGAAGCCACTGAAGTCAAACTCAAAAGACGAAGTGGGTCAGCTTGTTGAAGCAACGAACCAAATGAACGAACGAATTAGAGAATTATTAAGTAAAATCAGCACTGTATCTGAGTCTGTTACGGGGCAAAGTGAGGAACTTACACAATCCGCAAATGAGGTAAAAGAAGGTAGTGAACAAGTGGCATCCACGATGCAAGAACTCTCTGCTGGGTCAGAGTCACAAGCCAACACCGCTGGAGACCTTTCATCAGCAATGGATTCATTCTCCGCAAAAGTACAGGAAGCAAACAGCAACGGAGAACACATTCACCATACATCGAACAATGTCCTTCAAAAAGCTGAAGAAGGAACCAAACTAATGGATCTATCTGTTCAACAGATGGCTACCATTGATCAAATTGTTCAAGATGCTGTCCAAAAAGTGAAAGGACTGGACCAGCGTTCTAAAGATGTGTCAAAGCTAGTATTTGTCATCAAAAATGTGGCAGAACAAACGAACCTCCTTGCCCTCAACGCTTCCATTGAAGCAGCAAGAGCTGGTGAACATGGTAAAGGCTTCGCCGTTGTAGCAGAAGAAGTAAGAAAGCTTGCTGAGCAAGTGACACAGTCGGTTAAAGAAATCACAGGAATTGTAAATGCGATTCAAACTGAAACAGGCACCGTTACTCAATCCCTTCAAGCTGGATATGAAGAAGTGGAAAAAGGAACAGCTCAAATTAAAACGACTGGCCAAACCTTTACAGCCATCAACTCTGCTGTAAACGAAATGGTTCAAAGCATCCAAGGGATTTCTTCTAACCTAGCTGATATCGCGAAAAGTAACCTAGAAATGAACAAATCCATTGAAGAAATAGCTGCCATCTCCGAAGAGTCTGCTGCTGGTATTGAACAAACATCAGCCTCTGTTCAGCAAACGAACAGCTCCATGGAAGAAGTAGCTGGAAGTGCAGATCAACTTGCTAAACTCGCAGAAGAGTTAAATGACTTGATTGGGCAGTTCAAACTATAA
Protein-coding regions in this window:
- a CDS encoding ADP-ribosylglycohydrolase family protein, which codes for MNFEQWYDRVYGCLIGLSVGDALGAPTEGLALEEIREKFGWIEDFVSDDPVGTDDTEYTMLTAKIILKYGNKLTFEDMTKEWTKYLVSQEGGFKGGGFSEVEAIFNLRKGLVAPNTGVDNHQMWSDGVAMRIAPIGIYCAGNPEEAARLAEIEARVSHDRDGVYCGQAVAASVAYAMTGTDWEKVIEAGINAIPKDSWTYRKIVEAVEIGRKYNNVQDAIEELYNKVSIFYYPWADMGPEAIPLAYGVFAAAKGEYIPSVLGGVNIGRDSDTIAAMNGALSGALHGASVVPKAWQDRINIIRGRCVLATKGIDVRDIASDLTRTLQGGAV
- a CDS encoding extracellular solute-binding protein codes for the protein MKKSFLLLISLFMVLGLLAACSPDKEDTKQDNKDNDGEATTIQIVMKDDNSSNPVSEPYFDAIEKGLLEDENIKVNFELVDLPQGNYAEKLNLLLYSGEIPDMIYFQGGDQAIAEQGLLEDLRPYIEDSKYLKDIIQPYNEQRLENYPYLLWVKPLAPKVPVIRGDWFNQMETSAALMENPTVDNYYAFFKELVEKQPGGNGKPAYALTVAGDIAEIDFTFDMAFGINQTWLKKDDGTYEYARVSQQQKEKLEFYHKLYADGLLDPQFLTKQWDTKEKAFYDSEAAVIPGTAGKVIDIYDGKMVQVNGDDASLVLLPPAKGEFQGYGATDVTKESRGIAISSQSENKELVFKILDYMASPQGQMIDRFGFEGEHYNIVDGNIELTDKYYSEWFARFWEPVEFTSPTPVSEKTPLLGESASKSLEDAQEFYAEDNSFIIPEEYVANWDAMQNLYKEFTTDVITGKRPISDFDAFVEDWYSAGGEQITEYANETLK
- a CDS encoding Spo0E family sporulation regulatory protein-aspartic acid phosphatase, with the translated sequence MDDRKAQSLEMISHDIHVLRGLMYKVKERVGSMDDPLVLEISQYLDSKLNQQGEMIKSIR
- a CDS encoding aldose epimerase, yielding MYEINQSELGPYQVWELRGGGTSLRVVPERGGIIIGFEVDGKEILYLNEDTVLNPEANIRGGIPILFPICGQLENGEYTIDGETYYLKNHGFARDFPWEVVGQTTEGRASLTLRLASSEETLNMYPFEFELLFTYEIKDGELVILQEYVNRSDHFMPMYAGFHPYFKTSQKKLTYDMNATQYLDYNDDQVKEYTPTLDLNSKKEAFLVLDPKGNEVSFPLEEIGKKVTLSFGPEFKYVVLWTEEGKDFVCVEPWMGKMNDFQDMESIPVIEPGEALVSKVSIVVSN
- a CDS encoding methyl-accepting chemotaxis protein encodes the protein MKSIKYKILLGFSVVIFLTLLLGGFNFFAIKNSNEETRDMIDRQVPLLIADEKLAFNVSQGVALARGYVLYGNEEYKESFNRYTQDSIKVQEEILTASNSQEIKSLIDTSELWREIIVNEVFTAYDNGDVLEAQNILATKVQPIAQGLIDGFEKLAQTREDKIKDDGQQIIQNGSTVFTIGLIISILSIILGVVAAIITSRMITAPIKTVMDRMKLIASGDLSQKPLKSNSKDEVGQLVEATNQMNERIRELLSKISTVSESVTGQSEELTQSANEVKEGSEQVASTMQELSAGSESQANTAGDLSSAMDSFSAKVQEANSNGEHIHHTSNNVLQKAEEGTKLMDLSVQQMATIDQIVQDAVQKVKGLDQRSKDVSKLVFVIKNVAEQTNLLALNASIEAARAGEHGKGFAVVAEEVRKLAEQVTQSVKEITGIVNAIQTETGTVTQSLQAGYEEVEKGTAQIKTTGQTFTAINSAVNEMVQSIQGISSNLADIAKSNLEMNKSIEEIAAISEESAAGIEQTSASVQQTNSSMEEVAGSADQLAKLAEELNDLIGQFKL